One genomic region from Microcystis panniformis FACHB-1757 encodes:
- the carA gene encoding glutamine-hydrolyzing carbamoyl-phosphate synthase small subunit — translation MISSAASQKALLVLADGTVYEGYSFGSQGTTVGEVVFNTGMTGYQEVLTDPSYAGQIVTFTYPELGNTGVNPEDEESIRPQVKGAIAKNICPRPSNWRSSQSLPDYLAAHHVIGIYGIDTRSLTRKIRSVGAMNGAISTEILDYHDLLRLVQAAPSMAGLNLVKEVTTKEVYEWTTPTPSAWEFAPIDSDQEPLTVVAIDFGIKRNILRRLASYGCRVIVVPADTPPEKIAAYNPDGIFFSNGPGDPAAVTEGIALAKQLLQGEKPTFGICMGHQILGLSLGAETFKLKFGHRGLNQPCGLQQQVEITSQNHGFAVQEASLNPQVEITHLNLNDRTVAGLKHKSLPFFSVQYHPEASPGPHDADYLFGQFVDLMRQAKKDRA, via the coding sequence ATGATATCAAGTGCTGCTAGTCAAAAAGCCTTATTAGTTCTAGCCGATGGTACAGTTTACGAGGGTTATTCCTTCGGCTCCCAGGGAACCACCGTCGGCGAAGTTGTCTTTAACACAGGGATGACCGGTTATCAGGAAGTCCTCACCGATCCCAGTTATGCTGGTCAAATCGTCACTTTTACCTATCCAGAATTGGGAAATACGGGGGTTAACCCCGAGGATGAGGAGTCAATTCGTCCCCAGGTGAAAGGAGCGATCGCCAAAAATATCTGCCCCCGGCCCAGTAATTGGCGTTCTAGCCAATCCCTACCGGATTATCTGGCCGCTCATCATGTTATTGGCATCTATGGCATCGATACCCGCTCCCTGACCCGCAAAATTCGCTCGGTTGGGGCGATGAATGGGGCAATTTCGACGGAAATACTCGATTATCATGATTTACTGCGGCTGGTGCAGGCGGCCCCCAGTATGGCGGGGTTAAATCTCGTTAAAGAAGTTACCACCAAGGAAGTGTACGAATGGACGACTCCCACCCCGTCCGCCTGGGAATTTGCGCCAATTGATAGTGATCAAGAACCGTTAACGGTGGTGGCGATCGATTTTGGCATCAAACGCAATATTCTCCGGCGTTTAGCCAGCTACGGTTGTCGGGTGATCGTGGTTCCCGCTGACACTCCCCCGGAAAAAATCGCCGCCTATAATCCCGATGGTATTTTCTTTTCTAACGGACCGGGAGATCCAGCGGCTGTCACCGAAGGAATTGCCCTAGCCAAGCAACTTTTGCAAGGGGAAAAACCCACTTTTGGCATCTGTATGGGTCATCAAATTTTAGGCCTATCCCTAGGGGCAGAAACCTTTAAACTAAAATTTGGCCATCGCGGGTTAAATCAACCCTGTGGACTGCAGCAACAGGTGGAAATTACCAGTCAGAATCACGGTTTTGCCGTGCAGGAGGCATCTTTAAATCCGCAAGTGGAGATTACCCATCTCAACCTCAATGATCGCACCGTAGCGGGTTTAAAACACAAGTCTCTGCCCTTTTTCTCGGTACAATACCACCCCGAGGCCAGTCCCGGCCCCCACGATGCCGATTATCTGTTTGGCCAATTTGTCGACTTAATGCGGCAAGCAAAAAAGGATCGGGCGTAA
- a CDS encoding CHAD domain-containing protein, protein MTNKFNPRAKTVADWAYIGIDKHFHKVLKHEAGVLLDQDSEELHQIRVGMRRLRSTLTGFDPALTMPKSADQKRVGNLGRILGELRDLDVLKSAFVGHYQPILPPQEQELLKKVLEVLESQRKKAFAKVEKLLKSDKFLNFKADFARWLDNPTYQPMGKLDIATVLPDLLLPQASRFLLHEGWLVGVNLEEDQKVKEFSSQEIDDLLEKEGLLLHDLRKEAKRSRYNMELFTQFYGDKYREYLEDIKNLQSILGEMQDCCVLSDFLSQIFPNCLAKEMPTLLEIFQNIRHQKWQEWQPLQKKFLDADTRKSLHQTILQPIFRPNSVELETNPES, encoded by the coding sequence ATGACTAACAAATTTAATCCTCGGGCTAAAACTGTTGCCGATTGGGCCTATATCGGTATTGATAAACATTTTCATAAAGTTCTTAAACACGAAGCTGGGGTTTTACTCGATCAGGATTCAGAAGAATTACACCAAATTCGTGTGGGAATGCGCCGTCTTCGCAGTACCTTAACTGGTTTTGACCCCGCTTTAACCATGCCAAAATCTGCCGATCAAAAACGGGTGGGTAATCTGGGCAGAATTTTAGGAGAATTGCGGGATTTAGATGTGTTAAAATCGGCTTTTGTCGGTCATTATCAGCCAATTTTACCCCCGCAAGAACAGGAGCTACTGAAGAAAGTTTTAGAAGTTCTGGAAAGCCAAAGAAAGAAAGCTTTTGCTAAGGTAGAAAAGCTGTTAAAGTCCGACAAATTTCTCAATTTTAAGGCAGATTTTGCCCGTTGGTTGGATAATCCCACCTATCAACCGATGGGAAAATTAGATATTGCCACGGTTTTACCAGACTTGTTATTACCGCAAGCGAGTCGCTTTTTACTCCACGAAGGCTGGTTAGTTGGGGTAAATTTAGAGGAAGATCAAAAAGTAAAAGAGTTTTCTAGTCAAGAAATTGATGACCTATTGGAAAAAGAAGGATTATTACTGCACGATCTCCGCAAAGAAGCCAAGCGTTCCCGCTATAATATGGAGTTATTCACTCAGTTCTATGGCGACAAGTATCGAGAATATCTAGAAGATATTAAAAACCTTCAAAGTATTCTCGGAGAAATGCAGGATTGTTGTGTTCTCTCGGATTTTCTTAGCCAAATTTTCCCTAATTGTCTTGCCAAGGAAATGCCCACCTTACTAGAAATTTTCCAAAATATCCGTCACCAAAAATGGCAAGAATGGCAACCCTTACAAAAGAAATTCCTTGACGCTGACACCAGAAAAAGTCTGCACCAGACAATTTTACAGCCTATTTTTCGGCCAAATAGTGTAGAATTAGAAACTAATCCAGAATCCTGA
- a CDS encoding helix-turn-helix domain-containing protein produces MSARKLTDATKKEILKLYRETEATTSTLAERYGVSSSTVSRFLKNSFSGEEYEQLIQKKRLARNPRGLEEEGAAADLPEKAIEVISFRAAHIAAKDEQAFQQPIASVEQLTLLMDTSYPPEADNSEYIEINGDKPLEDANLNEFFVEAIEEEEEEDELDEDWDEEEDEDEDEDEEEEELAGSYLGPTIVKTAQLQILPLSAAAFPKTCYLVIDRAAELITRPLKDFAELGKVPPQEIQQRTLPIFESHRIARRFSKRKEKVIKVPDGRLIEKAHAQLEAKGITRLLMDGRIYALE; encoded by the coding sequence ATGAGTGCAAGAAAACTGACTGATGCCACGAAAAAAGAAATTCTTAAGCTTTATCGGGAAACGGAGGCCACCACTTCCACGTTAGCCGAGCGTTATGGCGTGAGTAGTTCTACGGTCAGTCGTTTTCTCAAAAATTCTTTTTCTGGCGAGGAATACGAGCAGTTAATCCAGAAAAAACGCTTGGCCCGCAATCCTCGTGGCCTCGAGGAGGAGGGAGCAGCAGCGGATTTACCAGAAAAAGCGATCGAGGTGATTAGTTTTCGGGCAGCCCACATCGCAGCTAAGGATGAGCAGGCTTTTCAGCAACCGATCGCTTCTGTGGAACAATTAACCCTGTTAATGGATACCTCTTACCCGCCAGAAGCAGATAATTCGGAATATATAGAAATTAATGGCGATAAACCACTAGAAGACGCTAATTTAAACGAGTTTTTCGTCGAAGCTATCGAGGAAGAGGAGGAGGAAGATGAGCTTGACGAGGATTGGGATGAAGAGGAGGATGAAGATGAAGATGAAGACGAGGAGGAGGAGGAACTAGCGGGGAGCTATTTAGGCCCGACTATCGTTAAAACAGCCCAATTACAGATATTACCCCTCTCGGCGGCGGCTTTTCCCAAAACCTGTTACTTGGTCATTGATCGCGCTGCCGAATTAATCACCCGTCCCCTCAAGGATTTTGCCGAATTGGGTAAGGTTCCCCCTCAGGAAATCCAGCAGCGCACTCTCCCCATCTTTGAAAGTCATCGCATCGCTCGCCGTTTCTCCAAGCGCAAGGAAAAAGTGATTAAAGTTCCCGACGGTCGCCTGATCGAAAAAGCTCACGCTCAACTGGAAGCTAAAGGGATCACCCGTCTGCTCATGGATGGTCGTATCTACGCTTTAGAGTAG
- the rlmB gene encoding 23S rRNA (guanosine(2251)-2'-O)-methyltransferase RlmB, translated as MSDRPFRDKSDNRNSRRPLRSKTGPILAKSPAVTPENQEADDLLYGRRVVLTAMEEERQLNRIWVVNRLRYDPRYHTLLEKAKANGTVIDEVDDLRLDQITNKANHQGIAAQMSPYDYIELADLIEKAKGKSRHPVIVIAEGITDPHNLGAIIRTAEAMGCQGVVIPQRRAAGVTSTVMKVAAGSLEYLPVARVVNLNRALEELKAAGFWLYGTAAKTGKSLHTINLTGAIGLVVGSEGEGLSLLTQKSCDELVSIPLAGKTPSLNASVAAGMALYEVYRQRWQNSPD; from the coding sequence ATGAGCGATCGACCATTTCGTGACAAGTCCGATAATCGTAATTCTCGCCGGCCCTTGCGGTCAAAAACTGGGCCAATTCTGGCTAAATCCCCGGCAGTAACTCCAGAAAACCAAGAAGCTGATGATCTGCTCTACGGTCGCCGGGTGGTTTTAACGGCCATGGAGGAGGAGCGCCAACTAAATCGGATTTGGGTGGTCAATCGACTCCGTTACGATCCCCGTTATCATACCCTCTTGGAAAAAGCCAAAGCCAACGGTACGGTAATTGATGAGGTGGACGATCTGCGTCTCGATCAGATTACCAATAAGGCCAATCATCAGGGGATTGCAGCCCAGATGTCCCCCTATGATTATATCGAATTAGCCGATCTGATCGAAAAAGCTAAGGGCAAAAGTCGCCACCCCGTCATCGTCATCGCTGAAGGTATTACGGATCCCCATAACCTTGGGGCAATCATTCGCACCGCCGAAGCTATGGGTTGTCAGGGGGTAGTTATTCCCCAACGTCGCGCCGCCGGGGTGACATCGACGGTGATGAAAGTGGCGGCCGGATCCTTGGAATATTTACCCGTCGCTAGAGTGGTTAATCTCAATCGTGCTTTAGAGGAATTAAAAGCGGCTGGTTTTTGGCTCTACGGCACGGCGGCAAAAACTGGTAAATCTTTACACACAATCAATTTAACGGGTGCGATAGGATTGGTGGTAGGTTCGGAGGGTGAGGGTTTGAGTCTGCTAACCCAAAAGTCCTGCGATGAGTTGGTATCTATCCCTTTGGCAGGCAAAACCCCCAGTCTCAATGCTTCGGTGGCGGCGGGTATGGCTCTTTACGAGGTTTACCGTCAACGCTGGCAAAATTCCCCCGACTGA
- the cysS gene encoding cysteine--tRNA ligase encodes MTLILYNTLSRREEPFTPLIPGIVSMYCCGITVYDYCHLGHARTCVVWDVVRRYLEYLGYQVRYIQNFTDIDDKILNRAKNEHTTMAAVAEKFIEAYFEDMAKLGVRPADAYPRATHTLDGIKRLVYELEQKGYAYPSDGDVYYSVRRFSDYGKLSGRKLDDLQAGASGRVETDDPEAIKKQDPFDFALWKGAKSGEPSWDSPWGQGRPGWHIECSAMVKEQLGETIDIHVGGSDLIFPHHENEIAQSEAATGKPLAHYWLHNGMVKVAGEKMSKSLGNFITIRELLAKYDPLAVRLLILGAQYRKPIDFSDEGLQAATNGWHTLQEGLSFGYKHLPPDNPGITDQELENRFQEAVNHDFNFAGGLAVLFEIAKELRKEGNNLTHAGKTDSNLAQLAVKWHTLVKLSRVLGLEMAADQRETPVSEGISAAEIENLIQQRTEAKKAKNYAESDRIRAELKAQGITLIDQPGGVTKWLREGD; translated from the coding sequence ATGACCTTAATCCTCTACAACACCCTCAGTCGTCGCGAAGAACCCTTTACCCCCCTCATCCCGGGCATTGTCTCCATGTATTGCTGCGGCATTACCGTCTATGATTATTGCCATTTGGGTCATGCGCGTACCTGTGTGGTTTGGGATGTGGTGCGGCGTTATTTGGAGTATCTCGGCTATCAAGTGCGCTATATTCAGAATTTCACCGATATTGACGATAAAATTCTCAATCGGGCTAAAAATGAACATACCACCATGGCAGCCGTAGCCGAGAAATTTATCGAGGCCTACTTTGAGGATATGGCAAAATTAGGAGTCAGACCGGCGGACGCTTATCCCCGGGCCACTCATACCCTCGACGGTATCAAGCGCCTAGTCTATGAATTAGAACAAAAAGGCTATGCTTACCCCAGCGATGGCGATGTTTACTATTCCGTCCGTCGTTTTTCTGATTATGGCAAACTATCAGGGCGAAAACTGGATGATCTGCAAGCCGGCGCCAGCGGCCGGGTAGAAACCGACGACCCGGAAGCAATTAAGAAACAAGACCCCTTTGATTTTGCCCTCTGGAAGGGGGCAAAATCGGGGGAACCTAGTTGGGATTCTCCCTGGGGCCAAGGTCGTCCGGGGTGGCATATTGAATGTTCGGCCATGGTCAAAGAACAATTGGGAGAAACTATCGATATTCATGTGGGGGGAAGTGATCTGATTTTTCCCCACCACGAAAACGAAATTGCCCAAAGTGAAGCCGCTACGGGTAAACCTCTGGCCCATTATTGGTTACATAATGGCATGGTTAAGGTGGCCGGGGAAAAAATGTCAAAATCCCTCGGTAATTTCATCACTATTCGCGAGTTATTGGCAAAATATGACCCCTTAGCCGTGAGATTATTAATTTTAGGCGCCCAATACCGCAAACCGATCGATTTTTCCGATGAGGGATTGCAGGCGGCCACTAATGGCTGGCATACTTTACAAGAGGGTTTATCCTTTGGTTATAAGCATCTTCCGCCCGATAATCCCGGAATTACCGACCAAGAGCTAGAAAATCGCTTTCAAGAGGCGGTAAATCACGATTTTAACTTTGCCGGTGGTTTAGCGGTGTTATTTGAAATCGCTAAGGAATTACGCAAGGAGGGTAATAATTTAACCCATGCGGGTAAGACAGACAGCAATCTGGCCCAATTAGCGGTAAAATGGCATACTTTGGTGAAATTGTCTAGGGTTTTGGGCTTAGAAATGGCCGCTGACCAGAGGGAAACCCCTGTTTCTGAGGGAATTAGTGCAGCGGAAATCGAAAATCTCATCCAACAACGGACAGAGGCGAAAAAAGCGAAAAATTACGCCGAAAGCGATCGCATTCGCGCAGAATTAAAAGCCCAAGGCATTACTTTAATCGACCAACCCGGGGGAGTCACTAAATGGTTAAGAGAGGGAGACTAG
- a CDS encoding Mini-ribonuclease 3 has protein sequence MESPLEQIRLQVSGQGSPILEGLDRLSPASLAYLGDAVYELYIRTYYLLPPQRLGDYHAQVVGKVRAEQQALDLAQLQPYLTDQEKEILRRGRNAVTGKRRRLTAQVYQQASSLETLFGYLYLQDPSRLHQLLEKLEL, from the coding sequence GTGGAATCTCCTCTCGAACAAATTCGCTTACAGGTCAGTGGCCAGGGTTCACCAATCCTAGAGGGTCTTGACCGATTATCGCCCGCTTCCCTGGCCTATCTGGGGGATGCTGTTTATGAATTATACATCCGCACTTATTACTTACTGCCGCCCCAGCGTCTGGGAGACTATCACGCTCAGGTGGTGGGCAAAGTCAGGGCCGAACAACAGGCTTTGGATTTAGCACAACTGCAGCCCTATCTGACAGACCAAGAAAAAGAAATTCTGCGCCGGGGACGCAATGCGGTCACGGGAAAACGCCGTCGTCTGACAGCCCAAGTCTATCAGCAGGCCAGCAGTTTAGAAACCCTGTTCGGCTATCTTTATCTACAAGACCCCTCAAGATTACATCAACTATTAGAAAAACTAGAATTATAG
- a CDS encoding bifunctional orotidine-5'-phosphate decarboxylase/orotate phosphoribosyltransferase, producing MNFFQKLNHAISQNQTLLVLGLDANPEMMPSTPGELIVNLEQWLKFIIDETAPFVCAYKPTLGFYQALGAAGLELLQRVLTAIPAHIPVILDAKHGDINTSSILAETIFKTWQVDAVTLNPYSGQDHVAPFLVYPEHGAFILCHTSNQGAINLQEFPSRDNPFYLQVVKEACTWGTPEQVFLEVGTTQPEILTKIRNFAPERLILLRSIWEEKSQFSELITVGLNSHGEGLLIPVPQDFLSQPDLGSKVKDLREEVNKIKQNHQQESSQDDTWTANVCLLKQHPHQDLILQLFDIGCLMFGDYVQASGETFSYYIDLRKIISNPNIFQQVIEAYGEILKTLTFDRVAGIPYGSLPTATGLSLLLNHPMIFPRKEVKAHGTRRVIEGNFQVGETVVVVDDILISGKSAIEGAEKIKSAGLLVNDIVVFIDHGGPVKDKLRSHGYQPYSVLTLAEITDTLYEAGRLTEAEYSCFLNRSH from the coding sequence ATGAATTTTTTTCAAAAGTTAAACCACGCCATTAGTCAAAACCAGACTCTACTTGTCCTCGGTTTAGATGCTAACCCCGAAATGATGCCCTCCACCCCGGGAGAATTAATCGTTAATTTAGAACAGTGGCTCAAGTTTATTATCGATGAAACTGCTCCTTTTGTCTGTGCCTACAAACCAACTTTAGGTTTTTATCAAGCTTTGGGAGCGGCAGGTTTAGAATTATTACAGCGAGTTTTAACGGCAATTCCCGCTCATATCCCGGTAATTTTGGATGCTAAACACGGTGATATTAATACTAGCAGTATTTTAGCCGAGACTATCTTTAAAACTTGGCAGGTGGACGCGGTTACTCTCAATCCCTACTCCGGACAGGATCACGTTGCTCCTTTTTTAGTTTACCCCGAGCATGGCGCTTTTATCCTCTGTCATACTTCCAATCAAGGCGCGATTAATCTGCAAGAATTTCCCAGTCGCGACAATCCTTTTTATCTGCAAGTTGTCAAAGAAGCTTGCACCTGGGGAACTCCCGAACAGGTGTTTTTAGAAGTGGGAACCACTCAACCAGAGATATTGACCAAGATTCGCAATTTTGCCCCCGAAAGATTGATTTTATTACGCAGTATTTGGGAAGAAAAAAGTCAATTTTCTGAGTTAATTACTGTGGGTTTAAATAGTCATGGCGAGGGTTTATTAATTCCTGTACCCCAAGACTTTTTATCTCAACCCGATTTGGGGTCAAAAGTCAAGGATTTACGCGAGGAAGTCAACAAAATTAAACAAAATCACCAGCAAGAATCAAGCCAAGATGATACTTGGACTGCTAACGTTTGTCTTTTAAAACAACATCCTCATCAGGATTTAATTCTACAATTATTTGATATTGGCTGCTTGATGTTTGGCGATTATGTGCAAGCATCGGGAGAAACTTTTTCCTATTATATTGATCTGAGAAAAATTATCTCTAATCCTAATATTTTTCAGCAGGTAATTGAAGCCTATGGAGAAATATTAAAAACCTTGACATTTGACCGCGTTGCTGGTATCCCCTACGGCTCTTTACCCACAGCTACGGGTTTATCTTTATTATTAAATCATCCGATGATTTTCCCCCGCAAAGAAGTAAAAGCTCACGGCACAAGAAGAGTAATTGAAGGTAATTTTCAGGTGGGGGAAACCGTGGTAGTAGTGGACGATATTTTAATTTCTGGCAAAAGTGCGATCGAAGGGGCAGAAAAGATTAAATCGGCGGGATTATTAGTTAATGATATCGTAGTTTTTATCGACCATGGTGGCCCTGTTAAAGATAAACTTCGTAGCCATGGTTATCAACCTTATTCGGTTTTAACCCTAGCAGAAATTACCGATACTCTCTACGAAGCGGGAAGACTGACAGAAGCAGAATATAGCTGTTTTTTAAATCGCTCCCATTGA
- a CDS encoding STAS domain-containing protein, whose product MTVSLRGTREVRDKYQIFRLTGLLDAFSEPTFCKVIEGYVEQGPKDVIISLAQIDFIDSSGLGALVKLVKKAKTKGGSLQIVTNPRVTQTVKLVRLEKFFSLQPTLEAAIEYLEKA is encoded by the coding sequence TTGACCGTCAGCTTGCGAGGCACGCGTGAGGTCAGAGATAAGTACCAAATTTTCCGTTTGACGGGTCTTTTAGATGCCTTTTCCGAACCGACTTTTTGTAAGGTGATCGAAGGCTATGTGGAGCAAGGTCCCAAGGATGTGATTATTAGCCTCGCTCAGATTGATTTTATCGATAGCTCCGGTTTAGGGGCCTTAGTAAAATTGGTGAAAAAGGCCAAAACCAAAGGGGGCAGTTTACAAATTGTTACCAATCCCCGGGTAACTCAAACCGTAAAACTGGTGCGATTGGAGAAGTTTTTTTCCCTGCAACCCACCCTGGAAGCGGCGATCGAATATCTAGAAAAAGCGTAA
- a CDS encoding DUF1816 domain-containing protein, with amino-acid sequence MGNEMKEFLISLLERFGLAYWVEIKTDYPRCTYYFGPFLAKDEAEVAQAGYEEDLKTEGAQGIKLHIKRCKPKDLTIFEEKEESKLLNTLKVLRSQVS; translated from the coding sequence ATGGGGAACGAAATGAAAGAATTTTTGATTAGCTTACTCGAAAGGTTCGGATTAGCCTACTGGGTCGAGATTAAAACCGACTATCCCAGATGTACTTATTATTTTGGTCCTTTTCTCGCCAAAGACGAGGCTGAAGTCGCTCAAGCTGGTTACGAAGAAGATTTGAAAACAGAAGGAGCGCAGGGGATTAAATTGCATATAAAACGTTGTAAACCGAAAGATTTAACTATTTTTGAGGAAAAAGAAGAAAGCAAGCTCCTGAATACCCTAAAGGTCTTACGCAGTCAAGTTTCTTAA
- a CDS encoding glycine betaine ABC transporter substrate-binding protein: MDSFWLDYAGEIAFRTGEHLFLTGIAMAMGSLIGIPLGILISRQAILAPPIIAIVNTLQTIPSLALFGFLISVPFLGGIGKIPAIVALTLYTLLPIVLNTYLGIKKVDPELKLAGLSLGMTDGQILRYIELPLAGATILAGVRIATVIAIGVATIAAAIGGGGLGVFIFRGIATVNNQLILAGAIPAAFLALVADWSLGWLEKTFSPSQRPTKPSKWQWGLGLIGLALLSFLLTQIFHSSPGTVVIGSKNFTEQVILGEILAQEIEKETNLRVDRQFNLGGTLICHEAVKAGKIDGYVEYSGTAFTGILQEKPLNDARLVSEKLQEIYPEKFNLEVFPSLGFENTFAIVIRGETASQYNLKTLSQVAKYTPNWQAGFGYEFLEREDGYKGLAKTYGLTFAGPPKVMDLGLMYRALAEKQVDLVAGNSTDGLIPVLDLVILEDDQRYFPPYEAVPIFNLDSLQKYPQLRQVLAKLTGKITSTAMQKLNYQVDGRDRRVEEVVKEFLVSLS, encoded by the coding sequence ATGGATAGTTTTTGGCTAGATTATGCGGGGGAAATCGCTTTTCGCACTGGAGAGCATCTTTTCTTGACGGGAATAGCCATGGCTATGGGTAGCTTAATCGGGATTCCTCTAGGTATTTTAATTAGTCGTCAAGCTATTCTCGCCCCACCAATTATAGCGATCGTTAACACCCTACAGACTATCCCCAGTTTAGCCCTATTTGGTTTTTTAATTTCCGTGCCTTTTTTGGGAGGAATCGGCAAAATTCCCGCTATTGTTGCCCTAACTCTCTATACTTTACTGCCAATTGTTTTAAATACCTATCTGGGCATCAAAAAAGTTGATCCCGAATTAAAATTAGCCGGGTTATCCCTAGGTATGACCGACGGTCAAATCCTGCGCTATATCGAATTACCCTTGGCAGGGGCGACAATTTTGGCAGGAGTGAGAATCGCGACGGTGATTGCTATCGGTGTGGCTACGATCGCAGCTGCCATCGGTGGCGGTGGTTTGGGAGTGTTTATTTTTCGCGGTATTGCCACGGTAAATAATCAGTTAATTTTGGCGGGGGCAATTCCTGCCGCTTTTTTAGCCCTTGTTGCCGATTGGAGTCTCGGTTGGCTAGAAAAGACCTTTTCCCCTTCGCAACGTCCTACAAAGCCCTCTAAATGGCAATGGGGCTTAGGTTTAATCGGGTTGGCCCTGCTATCTTTCCTCTTGACTCAAATTTTCCATTCATCCCCCGGCACAGTGGTGATCGGTTCCAAAAATTTTACCGAACAGGTGATTTTAGGGGAAATTTTGGCACAGGAAATCGAAAAAGAGACGAATTTACGGGTTGATCGTCAATTTAATCTCGGTGGTACTCTGATCTGTCATGAAGCGGTGAAAGCGGGTAAAATCGATGGTTATGTGGAGTATTCCGGCACGGCTTTCACGGGAATTTTGCAAGAAAAACCCCTTAACGATGCCCGATTAGTCTCTGAAAAGCTGCAGGAGATTTATCCAGAAAAATTTAATCTAGAAGTGTTTCCCAGTTTAGGATTTGAGAATACTTTCGCCATTGTTATCCGGGGAGAAACCGCCAGTCAATACAATCTTAAAACTCTCTCGCAAGTGGCTAAATATACCCCCAATTGGCAAGCGGGTTTTGGTTATGAATTTTTGGAAAGGGAAGACGGTTACAAGGGATTAGCGAAGACCTACGGCCTAACTTTTGCCGGACCCCCGAAAGTGATGGATTTAGGGTTAATGTACCGCGCTTTAGCCGAAAAACAAGTGGATTTAGTGGCGGGAAATTCCACCGATGGCTTAATTCCCGTGCTAGATTTAGTCATCCTAGAAGATGATCAACGCTATTTTCCTCCCTACGAAGCGGTACCGATTTTTAACCTGGATAGTTTGCAAAAATATCCCCAATTGCGACAGGTTTTAGCGAAACTCACTGGCAAAATTACCTCCACAGCTATGCAGAAATTAAACTATCAGGTGGATGGCCGCGATCGTAGGGTGGAGGAAGTGGTTAAAGAATTTCTAGTCTCCCTCTCTTAA